The DNA sequence TCGCGCGGACGTTTCCTAACGGAAGACGATCCGCGCGGCCGCTCCTCGGCGTATtctgtaatgaaatgaaatgaaatgaaatgaaatgaaattatttattctgcaaataggatattttttatcacttttacatgtcttttttgagaacgatggagccgacatttcctagctgactaccctaagaagaaatgtcgaaacaaactcaggggtcgcagtctcttttaaagtccagacaattttcaaattcgagtgtataaactaatgcagagtatttcaataaattgataatatacctgcataaggtttatacttacaaaaaaaaaaaattataaaaagatttaaaaaaataaaaacgcaaatgagttgcatgttattaaatcaaataataattaatattaacaaaaataaattcatgcaaaagcacaaaaaatgtcacataatatatgtataagattatatgcaaaagcacaaaacatgtcaataattatgtacacaaataatgatagctgtataagcgagcagttcaatcccaagcatttttatcatttaaataatctgatattttgtaatatccttttccggatagttttaatttaataaaagttttaaatttcttagtcggtagcttacgaacatgaatgggaagcttgttgtagaaacgtatacattgacccatgaacgagttgcttactctatggagacgagtagcatgtacggctaaattatgtttgttccttgtattgattgagtggacatcggacaattttacaaagtttgattcgtttttatgaacaaacattaaattctcaaatatgtactgtgaagttacagtcagaatgtttatctctttgaatttctctcggagagaaactcttgggcccaaattataaatagcgcggacggcccttttctgaagcacaaagatggaatgaatatctgcacagcctccccagaggagaatcccgtacgacataaggctatgaaaataactgaaataaactattctggctgtatccacatcagttatcagtctaattttttttacagcataggcggctgaactgagcctgccggataacttgtttatgtgagggccccactgtagtttggcatcaacagttatgccaagaaagacagtggactcgacagggtccaactctagcccattcagttgtacgttggttcttaattgccttacattcggcattgaaaatttaattaatttagtcttactgggatttaaaagaagattatttatattgaaccaatggacaacctttgcaagggcaacattaatttcctgaaagttttgaagctgacgcttaattttgaaaacaagagatgtgtcgtcagcaaataataaaatcttgtgattatcccttacatgatagggtaaatcgttaatatagattagaaaaagaaaagggcctagtattgaaccctgcggaacgcccatagttacaagagctccttcagattttttgccatttacatccactctttgaactcgattttctaaataagagcttagtaggctaagagacttatttctaatgccatagtgatgcagttttctgattaatgtatcgtgacaaacacaatcaaaggctttggacaagtcacagaatatacctaacgcatcctgtgaattctcccaGTGCTGTCAGTGTGCTGTGCTGCCAGTAATATTATCAGCGACAGGGGCCTCCTCCGTTTACCTGACCCATCTAGCCGCACCACATATAATTAAGACAAAAGGCAATATTATCAACATATCCAGTATCTGCGCTCTCATCGTACTCGCCAAGAGTAGTGTATCATACCACACAGCAAAAGCAGCGTTGGATCATTTCACAAGAGCAGTCGCTGCTGAACTAGCACCAAGCGGTGTTCGTGTCAACGTTGTGAATCCTGGACCAGTAAAAAGCGATTTTGCAAGAAATTGTGGTTTAAATGAAGAACAACTTGTAGTTGCAGCTGAGAATATTACGAAGAGGACGGCACTTGGACGAAGATCGGAACCGATAGAAATTgctgatttgattttgtttttagcaagtgataaagCTAAAGCCATCACAGGTGCAAGTTTTCTGGCTGATAATGGAGTTTTGATCAAAGCTGATTAGATTAAATATTATCTCAATCAAAAtatacttgaattatttttttaattattttatcgccTAAAAAGAGAAGTGTAATTATTGTAGTCAGAGTGGGCGATATATACCTCCACTGTTACTGATCACTAACTCACAAAACCaatgtattcaaaaatattctaatcCTTAAACGCCCAAATTCTTTGGTCTATGATAAGTGGCCCTAACCGCTATTCCGGAGGTTGTGGGTCTAATTTTGACCCGGGACAAATGttcgtgtgatgagcacgatcatttgttctgtatctgggtgaAATTAACTATAATATGTTCATCAGTTGTCCAGTACTCACAATACAAGCTCTCCTTAgcttgagactagatggcatcGTGTTaaagttgtgtaatattattatatcatgatCAATATATGTGGCATTAAATCATAGCCAATACAAAACTTTACCATGAATAAATCGGTTATATGGGGTCATGGACTACGCATATAGTAAAATCGAGAGCTCTATTAGTTTAAGAGCAATACTTGGAATAAATTCTATTAAAGTTTCCAAGTGAAGTAGTATCGGCATCCGACAGAACGCAGCTACTTCTGCTTCATTCagtttatattacttttaatgcCACTCTTACATTTTTCTTGTGGAGTACATTCATTGAGTAATGAATTATTGGGtaggtttttattaataacaattgtACTAAAAACCATACCCTCGAAAATggtaataaaaacacaacacaaattACGAATTTGAAAACTGTTACATTACCTTATTtatgttgaatattttgttttttaagcgGCAGTAGAAAagcatcatctgtaaaaaaaataactgtctaTTTACCATGGTTCATGACAAACAGCCTGGTGATGGAACGACAAAGACAGACGGACTGGCAGCTGACCTTCAATATAAGGTTCtgattttggttttgtttttgaacaaCGCTCCTTTTGCCTGTTAAATCAACATCTTAATCACTGACGttgattttctattaatatattaagaaatCTGAAATAACGTAACATGTTATTAAGTTGCCAGTATTCTACTTACTGAGATGCAAGcagatttgttattaaaacatcGAAACCGGTTTTGATCTGTAATTACTAGACGGATGGAATTGCAGTGCTAAAGATCTAGGTAGTCTAGCTAAAAACTAGTCACAACAATGAtgcattttttatatgaatgaaaacttatgttacaaatatataagCATCTGTTGAGCTGCTTCCGCTTACCGCTCATAAgccactggtacttaactgtaTCCGGTTAGATTGAATACAAACCTTACATTCTTGGAAAAAGTAAGGTTGatgataattttttaataaacatcaaGAAGGAATATTGCAGGAagtattataagttttaaaaataaacaaaacaaaatgtgttGCCTATTACCTGATTAAATGAAAGTTGTCTACGCCTAGAACCTTTTTGTTAGCAAAACGACTACAAACATTTCGATTctcttacattttactttttgataaaTGTTGCTATCTGCGTGGTTAGATCTTtttctctaaaaaaatatacgattgCGACTAATACAGCTGTGCTGcttgtaatttgttaaaattccTAATTATACATAATACCAAGATATTCAGAGCTTTACTTAAGACGCTCCAAATCTTGTGACTAAACAAAAGTTATAATCTATGCTACCTCAGTTCAAGGTGTcgtcataatattttaatagtagaaattcatttaaaaaaataattaaatcaaatgactctatttttttttatattcgtaaatgtaatattaaaacaaatataaaaaaaagtattacttTGTAGACATGTTAACAAATCTATGTTGTTTTATCTCTTAGGTATATTATCTGTCCAAGAATAATCACAGTTTAAAGAAATCTTTTTCTTGTTGTCAAGTCATTGTGAccagaatgtttttttttttatattcaaatattattcatacCACAATTATATTGTGCAAttagggaggcctatgtccaacaacAGACGAATATAAGCTGATGACTCCACAGATATTCCACACGTTACCTAAGTGTCGTGAACAACACGTTGATAATACAGTTTTACAAACACGAAGGatagatgaaataaataatttacgcAACTGTtaagtaattcaattttatcgCACTTTCTGTTAAGGTCAAACCCGATAAGATTGTCACTTGTCATATAAGCGTAGAATGAATGAAATTGGTTTTAGTACTAGTGTGTTCAGTCACTCTCGAGGTATCATGAATTTCGACGGCAAAGTTGTTCTCGTAACTGGCAGCAGCTCAGGCATTGGAGCTGCCATCGCAATTCAATTTTCACAACTTGGTGCCAAAGTTTCCTTAGTAGCAAGAAACGAGAAAAAGCTTAATGAAGtcgcaaaaaaatgcaaagatCCATTGGTAATAATTGCCGATGTTACTAAAGAAGATGACGCTAAGAGGATAGTCGCAGACACAGTGAAACACTATGGACAACTAGACGTTCTCGTAAATAGCGCTGGTATTTGTGTAGGGGCAAGTATTTTAGCAGAAAATACTATGAAAGCTTACGACCAAGTAATGGCGACCAACCTCCGTGCTATCGTTCACTTAACCCATCTTGCTGCTCCACacatcattaaaacaaaaggtaACATTGTCAATATATCAAGTATCTCTGCTTTGCGGACTATTTCAAAAGAGGGCTTTGCGTACAACACTGCGAAGGCAGGGTTAGACCATTTCACTAGATCAATTGCAGCAGAACTTGCGTCGAGTGGTGTTCGCGTCAATGCTGTCAACCCAGGAATGGTGAAGACTGATCTTCTAACCAATATGGGGCTACCTGAAGAACAGAGAGAGCctatttatgaatttatgaaGACTTTTACAGCGCAGAAGCGGGTTTCTGATCCAGAAGAAATTGCTGAGGTTGTTGTGTTCTTGGCGAGCGACAAGGCTAAAGCAATTACTGGTGCTAACTACTTATGTGATAATGGCGTCTCGGTTAAAGTTGATTGAATTTGACTGACAGTTCCAACTAATGAAgaaatgacaaataaatattttttaattatttgaataaggaatttgaatttattagtcTGGAGTTCTATTATTTGCCaataatgtatttcaataaatatgttttacaaactAACGGGCTTCCAACTATTTTTACCCAAGGTCACTTAATAATACGTACATATAATGTCTACGAGAACGTTTTGTGAACAAAACTTCCTGATACAAAGCAAACATCATTGGATTCCTTATGTCAAATTGTTTATGTACACTTGATTCGATTTTGGCGGAATGGTTTATGGGTATCAACAGAATGTCAGTTTTTTTAGCTACAAAGCTTTTTCAGCCAGAGAGAATCTAGAGTCCGTCAGGTAGACTgggttttattaataaaaaaatagcagaGATAAAACGCATATAAAGTGGTTAAACGCAGAGAAATGGgggctaataacgtcacttgacacgcgaggttttattttaataactttttacgACATTTGTGAAGCAACAGTGTTTCTTCAATTGTTAGTTATGCATTTAGCATAGCTTTAGAAGGTTTAGATAATTTCATCAGATCAGACCTAGAGGCATTTGCTAGTCGCTATTTAAAGATGAGCGTCATTCAATACCTAATCAGTAATATAAGTACCTACAAGTCAAGAAAATGCATTGTAATGTTACCTATgcagtattaaataattaacgacTTTATCggaaaatgattttcaaaattaacttgTTCATGAATCGACTAGTCATATTCATAGGGTGATTTCattgaagattttttgaattttgctCCGTCATGTGTTTAACAGTCATCATGAGCATATGAAACTGTAAACATAAACTCTTGATGTAAACAACCGATGACGCTTAGAACAACCTTGACAATGACCATGTAGTTTTTATTCGTCTCACGCACGCGCCGTTCAAGGATAAATTACGTCGCGCCGTCACACCAGCATAATACGATAAGTCACATGATCAAAATATTACACCATTGGTTTTGTACGTCTGATAACACGATTCCTTCCGTGTTATCaggttgtttgttttgtttacacaTTTATATGTATTGGAAATAAAATAGCACAGTTTTGTAAGTGTGCTTACAAAATTATGAGCTATCTTAGTAGTGCTCAAATTGTAGAGGTCTTTATCTTGATCGAAGACCGGATAAAACTACACACACAGGGAGTTTGATAAATCAATCAACATTATATAGAAACAGATACGATAAGTACCATTCATAAACCACAAAAGAAAATGCGTAATCATAGTAAATACCTCATGTCGCGAACAATGACTATTCATTGGCCTATGACACTAGGTCTATCTTGAATTCATACAAATGCTCTTGCAGCTAATTTTGTCTCCTTTGACTCCGGACTTCTCCAGTCTAATCTTGAGATAACCCGATTGATTTGCTCATCTTCTCGAACCAAACGACTTCCGGATTTAGGAACCCACTTAACAGTTATTTTGGCTCGAGGACATAGTCCTCTATTAGGCATATATGTATCTTGTGTCTAGTGAGATATATAGTCTAGGTTTCCACAATCTAAGTTGTTcctttctcaaaaaaaaacaatcttatttgTCACTTCATAAACTATGTCTACCTAAAGAGTAAAGTAGAGAGGCTATTCAGATAATTAGCGTACGCCATAAAAAGTAACGACTTCAAAATccttaatattatgttttttgtacAAGATTGAGTATTCCCTGTATTTTGTATTATCTAATTATCAGAACTATTGTAAAACAGAAAAGAAATTGACAGTGACTAAATGTTTGACCTCAAACgtgcaatattttaaagttagttCTGGTTGAATAAGGAACTTTAACATGTTTATGTTTGAACAAGAATTTGTCGATTCATCGTGATATTTGTATTACTATTTATGACTTCGAAAATAACAGTGTGTCATGAACTCATATTTAAGAGCATACCTCTTAGAGTCCTGATCAATTGTGTCTTGACATTTGAGATAGCAACATGAGTTTTAACGACAAAGTGGTTATTGTAACTGGCAGCAGCTCCGGCATCGGAGCCGCCACAGCCATCAAACTTTCAAAAGACGGAGCTAAAGTGGTTTTAGTGGGGAGGAATCAAACGAAACTGGACCAAGTTGCAAAGAAGTGCAACAATCCTTTAACAATCACTGCCGAAGTGACTAAAGAAGAAGATTTAAAGAGGATTATTAACGACACGATCAAACATTTTGGAAAGCTGGACATTCTTATCAATAATGCTGGTGTCTCTAATCAAGCAAGTATTTTGGCCGAAAATGCTATGGAATCCTTCAACCAAACAATGGCGACAAACCTGAACGCAGTAGTTCACCTAACACACCTCGCTGCGCCACATCTTGTAAAAACTAAAGGAAATATCGTCAATATATCAAGCATTGCATCAACTAAAGTGACCGCTTTCCTAGGTTTTGCATACAACACTTCGAAAGCTGCCATAGACCATTTCAGTAGATCAATTGCATCAGAACTAGCTTCAAGTGGAGTTCGAGTAAACTGTGTTAATCCAGGTCCCGTGAAAACTGATATTGCTGACAAAATGGTGAGAACAAAAGCTGAACTAGATGGCTTTTGGGAATTCGCTAAGACAAAAACAGCACTAAATCGAGTTTCTGATCCAGAGGAAATTGCagatttggttttgtttttggcAAGCGACAAAGCAAAGGGCATCACTGGTTCAGCGTTTGTCAGTGATAATGGAGCCTTAATAAAATCTGATTAATTCGAAAATGTTATCTTTTGTAGTGTCAACTAACAAATTCTTGTGTCTGTGtgtgattctttttttaataaagagttTTCGATTTACATtattgcattgttttttttttaatatgatgttACTTTATCCCATTTTAAGGTGAATTTTGATGGGCATAGCTGATAAAATATTCTTGACCGGCGACCAAATGATGACAAAGCTTTATCTAATTATATAACAAtctgataatattataaattatgatatagCAAATCAATTCATTtatagaaagataaaaaaaatggttccgtatttttttaatttcaaatggtttaggattatattaaaataaaatgtttaacatttagggttccgtacgtctgaatacaaaaacggaacccttataggatcactcgtgtgtctgtccgtccgtcgcttacagtcaattatctccgaatctatttgaccgattaagttgaaattaggtacacatatcaatccctgtgacccaaacacagaagtGTGACGTGaacagatgaaatctgtatatggggggtcatttttgggggggtagggaaaaattaaaaaaaaaatctgaaaactgcatcgtgtggcatatcaaatgaaaggtcttgttgagaagatcttaaatgtatttttttgttattttaaaataaatagtttccaagttattcaagaaaattgaCGAAAATTGTCCAtcccttatctccgaaactactgaacctaaaattttgaagaaaatacagaaattagttttctccttatagattataggaaaacctataagaagtccatgatattaaaataacatggtaaatcactcaatattgtgcgtaccaacttacatttgcaggtggaatgtgtgggagaatatattttttaactccaatgTTAAGTTTTGTTGAATCAGTTTGTAgatgaatatttaatgaaaaaaataagccCACAATGAGCATTCTACGACCAATATTTCAggagatattatttttagttaccaCAAACAAATTTGggtcagatttaaaaaaaaacatgataggtaacatcgtacggaaccctcttcacgcgagttcaactcgcacttgtccccttttttaaggaataaataaagctttattattATAGCGCCACGCACTATGTATATCCAACAATAGCTCTGAAATAATACCTATGATACACAGTTGTACATTAACGTTGTTTGTTGTTTGGCTATCGATCTAATTATTAATTcgcaaaatattgttttgaaaaaaatgcagtctgttttatgatattaatcCTTTTTTCATAGGTTAATGATAACACACGTTGGTATTAAAATCATAGACAGTATTGAGGGCAGCTTTTTCAATAAGTCATAAgtcaaaagaaaattgaatacTCATTAAAAGCATCACAATTCAGCATTTCAGCAAAGTTGGGTAACGTATGACTTATGAGTGATTCTCCGAACTCTAAATTTATGATGtcttgaagtttatttttgtaactaactGAAAAATCAAtctgcaattaattttaaaacatacctCAAACTATTGCCTATCTTgcacaagttattttttttaataatatgtatttaaatatgtcaaaaaaatattttatagtagttCTTCTGACTAATATGGTGTGTCCGTAACCCAGTTTCTCGAACATTAgtaacaataacattgtttcCTATGCATAAATTGAtgtgaa is a window from the Trichoplusia ni isolate ovarian cell line Hi5 chromosome 3, tn1, whole genome shotgun sequence genome containing:
- the LOC113492070 gene encoding uncharacterized protein LOC113492070 gives rise to the protein MSFNDKVVIVTGSSSGIGAATAIKLSKDGAKVVLVGRNQTKLDQVAKKCNNPLTITAEVTKEEDLKRIINDTIKHFGKLDILINNAGVSNQASILAENAMESFNQTMATNLNAVVHLTHLAAPHLVKTKGNIVNISSIASTKVTAFLGFAYNTSKAAIDHFSRSIASELASSGVRVNCVNPGPVKTDIADKMVRTKAELDGFWEFAKTKTALNRVSDPEEIADLVLFLASDKAKGITGSAFVSDNGALIKSD
- the LOC113492069 gene encoding uncharacterized protein LOC113492069; translation: MNFDGKVVLVTGSSSGIGAAIAIQFSQLGAKVSLVARNEKKLNEVAKKCKDPLVIIADVTKEDDAKRIVADTVKHYGQLDVLVNSAGICVGASILAENTMKAYDQVMATNLRAIVHLTHLAAPHIIKTKGNIVNISSISALRTISKEGFAYNTAKAGLDHFTRSIAAELASSGVRVNAVNPGMVKTDLLTNMGLPEEQREPIYEFMKTFTAQKRVSDPEEIAEVVVFLASDKAKAITGANYLCDNGVSVKVD